The Polyangiaceae bacterium genome includes a region encoding these proteins:
- a CDS encoding PH domain-containing protein: MSAEQTPAPPDATSEQVLFEGSPALVPGVGMLLLCMVTLGLALPFLWLRAKSKHYKITTQRIVVEIGLFSKKLEQVDLYRITDYVVERPFGQRIMGTGNVVLEAIDSTSPKLRLDALRTDVVALYEKLRVATEAAKHRRGVRVVDYGEGGLPVG, encoded by the coding sequence TTGAGCGCGGAGCAGACCCCGGCGCCGCCGGACGCCACCAGCGAGCAGGTGCTGTTCGAGGGCTCCCCTGCCCTGGTGCCCGGCGTGGGGATGCTGCTGCTCTGCATGGTCACGCTGGGGCTCGCGCTGCCGTTCCTGTGGCTGCGCGCGAAATCCAAGCACTACAAGATCACCACCCAGCGCATCGTGGTGGAGATCGGCCTCTTCTCGAAGAAGCTGGAGCAGGTCGATCTGTACCGCATCACCGACTACGTGGTGGAGCGCCCGTTCGGCCAGCGCATCATGGGCACGGGGAACGTGGTCCTCGAGGCCATCGACAGCACCAGCCCCAAGCTCAGGCTGGACGCGCTCCGGACCGACGTGGTCGCCCTGTACGAGAAGCTCCGCGTCGCCACCGAAGCCGCGAAGCACCGGCGCGGAGTGCGCGTGGTGGACTACGGCGAAGGTGGACTGCCGGTCGGGTAG
- a CDS encoding tetratricopeptide repeat protein yields the protein MSAEAQPKAKKDPKTEALELFEQSADLYRQGKFDEAAQLLERAYSLHDEAVLLYNLGRAYEGLGENQKAIDAYTKYLEKAPNAKDRGALERRMETLKAQIEKEKARTQPETTTPKAPEPAKPKPEPVKSSKGPGVLPWVVTGVGVAAVGAGLFVGLQAKSKRDDAQDNPVSADAQDEYDSAKSMATTANVLLIAGTVVAAGGVTWALLSRKKSEPAAAAPLHLTVTPGGLRLGGRL from the coding sequence TTGTCGGCTGAAGCTCAGCCCAAAGCCAAGAAAGACCCGAAGACCGAGGCCTTGGAGCTCTTCGAGCAGAGCGCGGACCTCTACCGCCAGGGGAAGTTCGACGAGGCGGCGCAGCTCCTCGAGCGCGCGTACTCCCTGCACGACGAGGCGGTCCTGCTCTACAACCTGGGCCGCGCTTACGAGGGCCTCGGCGAGAACCAGAAGGCCATCGACGCCTATACCAAGTACCTGGAGAAGGCCCCGAACGCCAAGGACCGCGGGGCCCTCGAGCGCCGCATGGAAACCCTGAAGGCGCAGATCGAGAAGGAGAAGGCGCGCACCCAGCCGGAGACGACGACCCCCAAGGCGCCGGAGCCGGCGAAGCCCAAGCCCGAGCCCGTGAAGTCGAGCAAGGGCCCCGGTGTGCTGCCGTGGGTCGTGACGGGTGTCGGCGTGGCCGCGGTCGGGGCAGGCCTCTTCGTCGGGCTTCAGGCCAAGAGCAAGCGTGACGACGCTCAGGACAACCCCGTGTCGGCGGACGCGCAGGACGAATACGACAGCGCCAAGAGCATGGCGACGACCGCCAACGTGCTGCTCATCGCGGGAACGGTGGTCGCCGCCGGGGGCGTGACCTGGGCGCTCCTGTCGCGCAAGAAGTCCGAGCCAGCAGCGGCCGCCCCTCTGCACCTGACGGTGACCCCGGGCGGCCTGCGGCTCGGAGGCCGGCTTTGA